A genomic region of Raphanus sativus cultivar WK10039 chromosome 6, ASM80110v3, whole genome shotgun sequence contains the following coding sequences:
- the LOC108811395 gene encoding F-box protein SKIP2 gives MGQAPSSTTESNGREVVVDLRLWSVSPAIVCGGGGGESMDAGKSDRDFTLDLPDECLAHVFQYLGAGDRKRCSLVCKRWLFVDGQNRHRLSLDARAEISSFLTSMFNRFDSVTKLALRCDRKSVSLSDEALVVISVRCLNLTRVKLRGCREITDLGMVEFAKNCGNLKKLSVGSCNFGAKGVNAMLEHCKLLEELSVKRLRGIHEAAGLIHLPSSSSLRSICLKELVNGQVFEPLVAGTRTLKTLKIIRCLGDWDKVLQMIGEGESSLSEIHLERLQVSDFGLSAVSKCSKVETLHIVKTPECSNFGLIDVAERCKLLRKLHIDGWRTNKIGDEGLLAVARHCLNLQELVLIGVNATHKSISAIASNCEKLERLALCGSGTIGDTEIACIAKKCGALRKFCIKGCAVSDLGIEALAAGCPNLVKLKVKKCKVVTGEIGEWLREQRRTLVVSMDGDETEAAVAVDGESEAAVEEPRVGQAGEIVGSGNGGGGGGSGNNGGSRLATIRSKFGFFAGRNLVSCRFRRWSHPNNDNGSSST, from the coding sequence ATGGGCCAAGCGCCGTCGTCTACTACGGAATCGAACGGAAGAGAGGTAGTAGTAGATCTCAGGCTATGGTCTGTGTCTCCGGCGATTGTttgcggtggtggtggtggagaatcGATGGATGCGGGGAAAAGCGATCGCGATTTCACTCTAGATCTACCAGACGAGTGCTTAGCTCACGTGTTTCAGTACCTCGGAGCCGGAGATCGGAAACGATGCTCTCTCGTTTGCAAACGGTGGCTGTTCGTCGACGGTCAGAACCGTCACCGTTTATCTCTCGACGCTAGAGCCGAGATCTCCTCGTTTTTGACGTCCATGTTCAACCGGTTCGATTCCGTTACGAAGCTCGCTCTCCGGTGCGATCGGAAGTCCGTTAGCTTGAGCGATGAAGCTTTGGTGGTGATCTCCGTTCGTTGTTTGAATCTGACGCGCGTGAAGCTTCGCGGTTGCCGAGAGATCACGGATCTGGGGATGGTGGAGTTCGCTAAGAACTGTGGGAATCTGAAGAAGCTTTCTGTCGGATCTTGCAACTTCGGAGCGAAGGGAGTCAACGCGATGCTCGAGCATTGCAAGCTTCTTGAGGAGCTGTCGGTGAAGAGGCTGAGAGGGATTCACGAAGCGGCTGGGTTGATTCATTTGCCTTCGTCTTCTTCGCTTAGATCTATTTGCTTGAAGGAGCTTGTTAACGGTCAGGTGTTTGAGCCTTTGGTTGCTGGTACTAGGACGCTGAAGACGCTCAAGATTATACGTTGTTTGGGTGATTGGGATAAGGTTTTACAGATGATCGGTGAAGGAGAGAGTTCGTTGAGTGAGATTCACCTGGAGAGGCTCCAAGTGAGTGACTTTGGGCTTTCCGCGGTGTCGAAATGCTCAAAGGTTGAGACTTTGCATATAGTGAAGACACCGGAGTGCTCCAACTTTGGTTTGATCGATGTCGCCGAGAGATGCAAGCTGCTGAGGAAGCTTCATATAGATGGTTGGAGGACTAATAAGATTGGCGACGAAGGTCTGCTGGCTGTAGCTAGGCACTGCTTGAACTTGCAAGAGCTAGTGCTGATCGGTGTGAACGCAACGCACAAGAGTATATCAGCCATTGCTTCGAACTGCGAGAAACTCGAGAGGCTAGCGCTATGCGGGAGTGGAACGATAGGGGATACGGAGATCGCTTGCATCGCTAAGAAATGCGGGGCGTTGAGGAAGTTCTGTATCAAAGGATGTGCGGTTTCGGATCTAGGGATCGAGGCGCTAGCTGCTGGGTGTCCTAACCTGGTGAAGCTGAAGGTGAAGAAATGTAAAGTGGTGACTGGAGAGATTGGAGAGTGGCTTAGGGAACAGAGGAGGACGCTTGTGGTGAGTATGGATGGTGATGAAACGGaagcagcggttgcggttgatGGTGAGAGTGAAGCAGCGGTGGAGGAGCCGAGGGTGGGTCAAGCGGGGGAGATTGTTGGTTCAGgtaatggtggtggtggtggcggtaGCGGAAACAATGGAGGAAGTAGATTAGCGACGATTAGGTCAAAGTTTGGGTTCTTTGCTGGAAGGAACTTAGTAAGTTGCAGAttcaggaggtggtctcatccTAATAATGACAATGGTTCTAGTTCTACTTGA